The stretch of DNA TGTCGCCTCGTGGGGTGATCGCGACCCCAGACCCAATCATGTGCTGCAGGCCCGCGGGAAGTCAAGCGCTGTTGGTGTGCCTTGCGGCGGCGCACTTTTCAACTGACAGCCATCGCCGCCTTCACGCCGTCCACGACGAATTGTGCTGCAAGTGCCGCCAGGATGACGCCGAGCAGGCGGGTGAGGATCGCCCGGCCGGTCACGCCGAGGAAGCGGTCGAGGCGGTCGGCGATCAGCAGCGCAGCCAGCATCAAGAGAAGATTGCCGGCAATGACGATGAGAAGCTGCGCGCGCTCGACGGAGGTCGGCAGCGAGCCCGCAAGCAGGATTGTCGCCGAGATCGCGCCCGGACCGGCAATGAGAGGAAGGGCGAGCGGAAAAACCGCGATATTCTGGATGTGATCCTTGGTGATCGCCACTTCGCTGGTCTTTTCCTTGCGGTCCTGCCGTCTCTCGAACACCATTTCGAAGGCGATCCAGAAGAGCAGCAGCCCGCCGGCGATGCGGAAGGCGCCGATGGAAATGCCGAGCACCCCGAGCACGCTTGCGCCGAACAGCGCAAAGATGGCGAGGATGATGAAAGCGATGACGGAGCTGCGCAGCGCCACCTGCTTGCGCTGGCTGCGGCTCATGCCGCTGGTCAGTCCCAGAAAGATCGGCACAAGTCCGGGAGGATCGATCGTGACGAGCAGCGTCGTGAAAGCGTTGATCAATTGGTCGGCGCTTGCCATCGTCTCTCCGGAACGCCATATGAAGGCTCGGTTATTCGCGATTGTGAAGCGAGGTTTTCCATTTGGCAAATGACGGGCGGCGGGCCGGCGCTAAAAGCGGTCGAAATCGCTTGATTGCCGCCCTTCCGCCGCAAAGTCTGTTCAAAACCGCGGCTCAAATTGGCGCCGGGCAAGCCTTTCCGCTATAAATCTTTCAGTGATTCTACAAAGAGATCGTGATCTGTTTTGACTGAACAAACACCCCCAGGTGGCGGGAAGCTCCCGCCGGGCATCGAGCCCATCTCCATCATGGAGGAAATGCAGCGGTCCTATCTCGATTACGCGATGAGCGTCATCGTCAGCCGCGCGCTTCCGGACGTGCGCGACGGCCTCAAGCCTGTGCACCGGCGCATCCTCTATGGGATGTCCGAGCTCGGCATCGACTGGAACAAAAAATACGTCAAATGCGCCCGCGTCACCGGTGACGTGATGGGTAAATACCATCCGCACGGCAATGCCGCGATCTACGACGCGCTCGCCCGTATGGCGCAGGATTGGTCGCTCCGCCTGCCGCTGATCGACGGCCAGGGCAATTTCGGCTCCGTCGACGGAGACCCGCCGGCGGCCGAACGTTACACGGAATGCCGTCTGCAAAGGGCGGCCCATTCTCTGCTCGACGACCTCGACAAGGAAACGGTCGACTTCCGCGACAATTACGACGGCACGCTCTCCGAGCCCGTCGTGGTGCCCGCGAAATTCCCGAACCTTCTGGTCAACGGGGCAGGCGGTATTGCCGTCGGTATGGCGACCAATATTCCGCCGCACAACCTGACCGAAGTCATCAACGGCTGCATCGCGCTAATCGATGATCCAGCGATCGAACTGCCGGAGCTCATGCAGATCATTCCCGGTCCGGATTTTCCGACTGGTGCGAAAATCCTTGGCCGCGCCGGCATCCGCTCGGCTTATGAAACCGGCCGTGGTTCCGTGATCATGCGCGGCGTTGCCGCGATCGAGCCGATGCGTGGCGACCGCGAGCAGATCATCATCACCGAGATCCCGTATCAGGTGAACAAGGCTACGATGATCGAGAAAATGGCCGAGCTGGTGCGCGAAAAGCGCATCGAGGGCATCTCCGATCTCCGCGACGAATCCGACCGCCAGGGCTATCGCGTCGTCATCGAGCTGAAACGCGATGCCAATGCCGAAGTCATCCTGAACCAGCTTTACCGCTACACGCCGCTGCAGACCTCCTTCGGCTGCAACATGGTGGCGCTGAACGGCGGCAAGCCCGAACAGATGAACCTGCTCGATATGCTCCGCGCATTCATCTTCTTCCGCGAGGAGGTCGTTAGCCGGAGAACGAAATTCCTTCTTCGCAAGGCGCGCGAACGTGCGCATGTCTTGGTGGGTCTCGCGATTGCGGTCGCCAATATCGATGAAGTGATCCGCGTCATCCGCCAGGCGCCCGATCCGCAGTCCGCGCGCGAAGAGCTGATGACGCGCCGCTGGCCCGCGGAAGATGTTGAAAGCCTGATCCGCCTCATCGACGATCCGCGCCATCGTATCAACGAGGATATGACCTATAACCTCTCGGAAGAGCAGGCGCGCGCAATCCTCGAGCTCCGCCTTGCCCGCCTAACAGCGCTCGGCCGCGATGAAATCGGCGACGAACTCAACAAGATCGGCGACGAGATCAAGGATTATCTCGATATCCTGTCCTCCCGCGTCCGCATCCAGACGATCGTCAAAGACGAGCTGACATCGGTTCGCGACGAATTCGGCACGCCGCGCCGCACCGAGATCGTCGACGGCGGCCTCGAAATGGACGACGAGGACCTTATTGCCCGCGAGGACATGGTCGTTACCGTTTCGCACCTCGGCTATATCAAGCGCGTGCCGCTGACGACCTATCGCGCCCAGCGCCGCGGCGGCAAGGGCCGCTCCGGCATGACGACGCGCGACGAGGATTTCGTTAGCCGGCTATTCGTGGTCAATACCCACACGCCAGTCCTTTTCTTCTCCTCGCGTGGCATCGTCTACAAGGAAAAGGTCTGGCGCCTGCCGATCGGCACCCCGACGTCTCGGGGCAAGGCGCTGATCAACATGCTGCCGCTGGCACCTGGCGAACGCATCACCACGATCCTGCCTTTGCCGGAGGACGAGGAGAGCTGGGAAAGCCTCGACGTCATGTTCTCGACGACACGCGGCACGGTTCGCCGCAACAAGCTGTCAGATTTTGTCCAGGTAAACCGTAACGGCAAGATCGCCATGAAGCTCGAGGAGGAGGGCGATGAAATCCTATCCGTCGAGACCTGCACCGAACATGACGACGTTCTGTTGACGACGGCGCTCGGCCAGTGCATCCGCTTCCAGGTCGATGATGTCCGTGTCTTTGCGGGCCGCAATTCGATTGGCGTGCGCGGCATCAACCTTGGCAATGGCGACCGCATCATCTCGATGACTATCGTCGGGCATGTCGATGCCGAACCTTGGGAGCGTGCTGCTTACCTCAAGCGTTCCGCTGTCGAACGCCGCGCCACGGGCGTCGACGAGGAGGATATCGCCCTGGTCGGCGAGGAAGTCACCGAAGAGGGACTGCTGACAGACGAGCGCTACGAGGAACTGAAGGCACGCGAACAATTCGTGCTGACAGTATCACAGAAGGGCTTCGGCAAGCGGTCGTCTTCCTACGACTTCCGCATCTCCGGCCGCGGCGGCAAGGGCATTCGCGCCACCGATACCTCCAAGACGAGCGAGATCGGCGAACTCGTCGCCGCATTCCCGGTCGACGAGGGCGACCAGATCATGTTGGTCTCGGATGGCGGGCAGCTGATCCGCGTCCCGGTCGGCGGCATCCGCATCGCCAGCCGCGCCACCAAGGGCGTGACGATCTTCTCGACCGCCAAGGATGAAAAGGTCGTCTCCGTCGAGCGCATCAGCGAGCCGGAAGATGACGGCGAGGAGGTTGGCGAGATCGTCAACGAAACGCCGATCGAAAGCGGTGAGGCGCCACCTGCAACGGAAGAATAATTCTACCAGGCTTTGGTTGAGAACCGGGCGGCCCCTGCCGCCCGGTTTTTTATGCGCTAATCCGATGTTCGCATCGCCGCGCTAAGATCGTTTCACCCACATTCTTTCGGATATTGCCAAAGCAGGAGGCACGATCCCGCGAAATTGTCGGCATTGACGACATCGTGGCGTCGTTCACGGTGCGGCAGGCCGATCAGAGGCCACCGCCCGGCGAGCTGATCGCGGTTCCCGCGTACTGGGTTTGAAAGCGACAGGCTGCTTGTCTCGGTGAAGATTGCCGCTCTCGCACAAATTGCTGCGCGACAGCCGATTGCTGATCCCTGCATCGAGTATATATTCGCATTCTAACAAGGAAGGCGCCCATGGCAGTGGCTTCGCGGATCGCGAAGACGGGGGCATTTGCAGGAATCAATCGTCGCAACGGTCGTCCTGCTGTCTGCAGGCGTCTTCATCGCGATCGGCGATGCCCCGGCGCATGGTCTTCCGTCCGCCGGGTGAGGGACCGGTCGCGCTGCCGGAGAGCGTGAAGATCCTGGGCTGGGGCACTGCATTCGTCGTCGTGACCGGCGACAGTCCTGATTGTGTGCGCAGGCCCTACGCTTCCGGTGTCTTGATGGTGCTGCGTTTCCGCAAAAGCGGCTGCCTAGCCTGGCGGCCGGCCTGAAACCATCCAAAGAAAAAGCCGGACGCGGGGACGGCGTCCGGCTTTTTGAATGGCCCCGAGCGCTGGAGGGGAAGGCGCTCAAGGGCAGGGGAACTCAACTCAGAAAGTGCTGTGCTTCTTCTCGTTGAACGCCTTCACTTCTTCGCTTTCGCGGCGAAGCGCGGAAACGGTTGACGCCACAGACACGATGAACATGACGCTGATGAGAGCGGTAAGAACAGTCAAGATCGTGAACATGGGCAATCCTTTCCGAAGTTGCGTTCACGTTCCTCAGTACTGGCTTATGATGGCCGTGCGGGCCGAAGCATAAGGACCATATACCTTGGACGTATCGGTCTTCTGGTCATAGAGTGCGACAGTTGCGGTAAGCATTCCCGTGATCATTGCCATCCAGAATACATTGATGATGGTAATCTTATCGGGCATCTTGTTTTCCCTTCGTGCAGCGTATCGCATCTACGCTTCGGTTAAGTGAACGTATCCGTCTGAAAATGGTTCCGGCGGATGTTGGCGTGTCGTTTAGCAAGCCCGGTCTGAAGCGACCTTGAATGCCTTGTTCATCTGGCGTTCAGGTTCGGGAGCAGGTCTCAACGCGCCCTTCCGAGCTGCCGCATGATGGCGTGATGCTCGCTGACTTCGGCGCGCACCCAGCGCATCGTATAGCGGTCCTGCAGGTAGCCATATGCCAGCTCCGCGAGCAGGGAGAGAACGACGGCAAGGGCGAGAAGCAGGATCAGCATGTCGATATCTTTCGGAAGTGCCCGATGCGGGTGGCATCGGCTGCGTTGCTGTTTCCGATTATGCGTACCGCATCTGAAACCGCGTTGAACGCGGCATTCATCCACCGTTCAGCAGGGCGGCAAATGACTTGCGGGATGCGGGTATCCGTGACAAAAGGCATCGAACAGAACGGCCGGGTCCTATGACGACTGCTTTTTATCCGGGGTCCTTCGACCCGCTCACCAACGGACACCTGGACGTGCTCGTCCAGGCGCTGAACATCGCCGAAAGAGTGATCGTTGCGATCGGCATCCACCCCGGCAAGGCGCCGCTGTTTTCCTTCGAGGAGAGGGCGGAGCTGATCCGGAACGCGCTTGCCGATGCCATGCCGCAGAAAAGCGGCAGCATCTCTGTCGTCTCCTTCGACAATCTGGTCGTAGATGCCGCGCGCATGCATGGCGCGGCGCTGCTCATCCGCGGCCTTCGCGATGGCACCGACCTCGACTACGAAATGCAGATGGCGGGCATGAATCGGCAGATGGCACCGGATGTGCAGACCATCTTTCTGCCGGCAGGGACGGCCTCACGGCCCATTACCGCCACATTGGTCCGTCAAATCGCGGCCATGGGCGGCGACGTCAGCGCCTTTGTGCCGGCCGCCGTTTTGAAGGCCCTTCGATCCAAGCGCAAATCTTGAGGCGTTTTCCGCCGCAACGGAGCTCACATGAAACTTTTCTATATTGCATTTGCCGGCGTGCTTTACCTCGCCTCCTTCGTTGGCGACGTGTTTGCCCAGGCCGACCACACGCTGACGATCCAACTCAAGGATGGTCCCGTCGTGATCCAGCTGATGCCGGACGTGGCTCCCAAGCACGTAGCGCAGATCGAGGCGCTGGCGAAGAAGGGGGCCTATGACAACGTGGCCTTCCACCGCGTCATCGACGGCTTCATGGCGCAGACCGGCGACGTGCAGTACGGCAATATGTCGAAGGGCTACGATCCGAGCCTTGCGGGCACCGGCGGCTCCGATCTGCCGAACATTCCGGCCGAATTCTCCAAGGAGCCGTTCGTTCGCGGCACGGTGGGCATGGCGCGTGCCCAGGATCCGAATTCGGCAAACTCGCAGTTCTTCATCATGTTCGCGGACGGCTCCTTCCTGAACGGCCAGTACACGGCTGTCGGCAAGGTCGTCTCCGGCATGGAAAACGTCGACAAGATCAAGCGCGGCGCCGGCCAAAACGGCGAAGTGACCGATCCCGACCGCATGGTCAAAGTTACCACCGGCAAGTGATTTAGTGAAAAGAGGAGAATAAAAATGGCCGAGATCAAGGATCCGGAAAACACCGTTATCCTGGAAACCACCAAGGGCAAGGTTGTCATCCAGCTGCTGCCGCAGGTGGCCCCCGAGCATGTCGCCCGGATTAAGGAGCTTTCTCGCGAAAAGGCCTATGACGGTGTCGTCTTCCACCGCGTCATCCCCGACTTCATGGCGCAGACCGGCGACGTCCAGTTCGGCAAGAAGGGCGGCGAGAACTTCAACCCGGGCCGCGCCGGCATGGGCGGCTCGTCGAAGCCTGACCTGAAGGCAGAATTCTCCGCGACGCCGCATGTCCGCGGCACCTGCTCGATGGCGCGCTCGCAAAGTCCGAACTCGGCAAACAGCCAGTTCTTCATCTGCTTCACCGATGCGCCGTGGCTGAACAAGCAATACTCCGTCTGGGGCCAGGTCATCGAAGGCATGGATGTAGTCGACACGATCAAGAAGGGCGAACCGGTCAGCGATCCGGACTCCATCGTCTCGATGCGGGTTGCCGCCGACGCCTGATTGTGATTTCTGCTGAAACCCGCCCTTGCGCGAAGGCGTCGGGCGGGTTTCGCTTTGCCTGAAAGTGCCCGATGCGCGTAGACCTTTTCGATTTCGACCTTCCGGCTGAACGGATCGCCTTGCGGCCCGCCGAGCCACGCGATAGCGCGCGCCTGCTCGTCATCGATCCGCATGCTGAACCGGCTCTCGGCGACCATGCCGTCGGCGAGCTGCCGTCGTTCCTGCGGGCAGGGGATGCGCTTGTCTTCAATGACACCAAGGTCATTCCCGCGCAGCTCGAGGGCGTCCGCCATCGTGAAGGGGCAGGCGGCCAGCAGGTCTCGGCGACATTGCATATGCGCGTCGGCGCCAGCCGCTGGAAGGCATTTTCCAAGCCCGGCAAACGCATTAAGGTCGGCGATCGTATCGCCTTCGGCCACGGCGGTGAAAGCTGCTTCCTCGGCCAGCTCGATTGCACCGTCGAGGAGAAAGGCGAGGGCGGTGAAGTCACCCTTGCCTTCGATCTTTCCGGCCCGGCGCTGGACGAGGCAATCGCCTCCGTCGGCCATATCCCGCTGCCGCCCTACATCGCCGCCAAGCGTCCGGACGACGAACGCGACCGCACCGATTACCAGACGATCTATGCCCGCGAGGAAGGTGCCGTCGCAGCGCCCACAGCCGGCCTGCATTTCACGCCACGACTTTTTGAGGCAATCGACAAGGCCGGCGTCGAGCGCCATTTCGTGACGCTGCATGTCGGCGCCGGTACCTTCCTGCCGGTCAAGGCCGATGATACTGACGATCACAAGATGCATCTCGAAAGCGGCTATGTCAGCGCCGAGACGGCGGCAAAGCTGAATGCCGTCAAGGCGAGGGGCGGGCGCATCATTTGTGTCGGCACGACATCGCTACGGCTGATCGAAAGCGCGACCGCGGACGATGGAGGAATCCGCGCCTGGGCGGGCGCCACCGGCATCTTCATCACGCCCGGCTACCGTTTCAAGGCAGTCGATATCCTGATGACCAATTTCCACCTGCCGCGCTCGACGCTCTTCATGCTGGTTTCGGCCTTTGCGGGTTTCGAAACCATGCAGGCGGCATACAAACACGCCATTTCGACAGGTTACCGTTTCTATTCATACGGGGATGCGAGCCTTCTTTTCCGGAAAGACAGATGACCGAGAATTTCCAGTTCACGCTCAGAAGAACCGATGCAGGCGCCCGCCTCGGCGAAATCTCAATGCCGCGCGGCACCATCCGCACGCCGGCCTTCATGCCGGTCGGCACGGTCGGCACCGTCAAGGCCATGTATCTCGACCAGGTTCGCGAAACGGGCGCCGACATCATTCTTGGCAACACCTACCACCTGATGCTGCGCCCGACGGCAGAACGCGTGGCGCGCCTCGGCGGCCTACACAGCCTCATCCGCTGGGAACATCCGATCCTGACGGATTCCGGCGGCTTCCAGGTCATGTCACTTTCAGGTCTTCGCAAGCTCGACGAGCAAGGCGTCACCTTCAAGTCGCATGTCGACGGCAGCCTGCATCACATGTCGCCGGAGCGCTCGATCGAAATCCAGGGGCTGCTCGACTCCGATATCCAGATGCAGCTTGACGAATGCGTGGCGCTTCCGGCTGAACCGCGCGAGATTGAACGCGCAATGGAGCTTTCGCTGCGCTGGGCTGAACGCTGCAAGGTCGCCTTCGGCAACCAGCTGGGCAAGGCGATGTTCGGCATCGTGCAGGGCGGTGACATTCCCGCACTCCGCATCCGCTCGGCCGAAGAGCTGGCACAGCTTGACCTCAAGGGTTATGCGGTCGGCGGTCTTGCGGTTGGCGAACCGCAGGACGTCATGCTGAAGATGCTCGAGGAAACTTTGCCGGTGCTGCCCGGCGAAAAGCCGCGCTACCTCATGGGCGTAGGCACGCCCGACGATATCCTGAAATCGGTTGCCCGCGGCATCGACATGTTCGACTGCGTGATGCCGACCCGCTCCGGCCGCCATGGCCTGGCCTTTACCCGCCGCGGCAGGGTCAATATCCGCAACGCTCGCCACGCGGAGGATCTGCGTCCGCTCGACGAGCAGTCGAATTGCCCGGCCTCGCGCGATTATTCGCGCGCTTATCTCCACCATCTCGTCCGCGCCAACGAGGCGCTCGGCGGCATGCTGCTCTCGTGGCACAATCTCAGCTACTATCAAGAACTGATGCAGGGCATCCGCACGGCGATTGCCGAGGGTCGCTTCGCCGATTTCATGGCGGAAACCCAGGAGGAGTGGGCAAAGGGCGATCTCGAGCGCGCTTGAGGCCGATGGTCTGCCGGTTGTCGGCGCGAGCCAGGGCGCGCCGCGCCTGACGATCTCCAGGCAGGTCCAGATCACCGTCGGGACGCTGGTTCTGTTGTCGGTGCTGTGCGAATTTCTCCTTCATCCGGCAGCTTTTGCTTTCGCCGGCCTTCTCGGCGCCGCGCTCGCATTTTCAGGCATAAGCGGCTGGTGCGGCCTGGCGATCCTTCTTTCCCGCATGCATTTGGAACAGGGTCGGCTGCACCGCCGTCAAATGCCTTTGCTGTCGGTGTTCGGCACGATCTGCACGCCGTTGATCTTGTAGCCGCCGTCGGGCTGCCGCATCATCTGGTAGATCGCCGTCCAGTCCTTGCCGTCCCGGCCGGATATCAGGACCTCGTGATAGATCATCGCGCCGTTATCGATGGAGCGGCTGCGGCCGAAAGCATAGTTCCCGGGATGATAGACGGGTTCGTAGCGCTTCTTCACCATCGCAAAGAAGACGCCCTTGTCCGGATACATCGCCTTAATGCCGGGCGCTGCAAAGGAATAGGCCGTCTCCGCATCATCCTTCAGGAAGGCCGTAATCTGATCCTCGATGATATGCCGCGTCGTCTCGACCGGATCTTCGGCCCGCGCCGGTATCGATACAAAGATCAAAGCAGCACACAGCGCAGACACAGAGGATAAAGCGCGCATGGATTTCTCTCCGGCGATATAAAGCGGAGTGTAGAGTACTTTGCAGATTTGGAAAGTGGGGCAGTTGCTGCGTTCATGCAGGCTGTCAGCTCGCACGGCGTCCTCCACCGTCGCGGAAGTCCTTGCGCGTCACCTTGCGTCTGTGTCGAAGACCAAAAGCGACATCCGTCCTCCGTCTGCAGCGGCGACTTGGTGTGCCGCCAGCAACGGCAGTCCCGATGGAAGCAAGCGCGGCCGCACGCCCTTTTGAATTGGGAGATCTTCGGCAGTCATGCTGGCTCCCTTGGTAAAATCCGGCATACCAACGATGCGGCGCGAGGCAAGTGCCTCGATCAGCCCCGTCGTCTCTCCGCCATCAGAAGCACCGCCAGTACAAAACAGATAAGGCTCAGGGACGATGGCAGCCCTTGGTGTCCGATCAGTTGCATCGCTAGTCCTGTCGCGGGCGAGCCCACGATGCCGCCGATACCCCATACGAACGCGAAGGCCGCGTTTCCGGCGATCAAGGCTTGACCGATGAAACGCTCGCCGAGTTGGATCAGCGACATGGTGTAAATCCCAAATGAGACCCCGCCCCAGACGAAAACGAGCGGCCAGATGAGCCACGCGTTGAAGAGCGACGGCAGCAGCAGGCAGCCGGCCAGCGAAGCCAGGGCACAGAATAGCATGGTCCGCGTCGAGCCGAACCGTTCGGCCACGCGCCCGAGCAATATCTGCAGGACGGCATTGCCTGCGGTGAAACAGGCGATGAGCGAAGCGATACGTGCTTCGGCACTGCCAAGCGCGGTACCATAAACCGTGAATAAGGAAATCACGACTTGCTCGAAGGCGGCAGCAGTGAAAACCGCGAACAACAGAAGGGGTGCCCGTGCGAAGAAGCCGCCGACCGATGTTGCCTCACCTTCATGCGGCATCTTCGGCAGGCGCGGCACGACCGCAAGTACGATCAAGCCGCAGAGAGGGAAGGCCACGATGCCGATCATGAAGGGCGGCCAGCCCTGCGTGCCGACAAGGCCGAGCGACAGCGGGCCGATGGCGAAGCCACCCGAAACGATCGATGAATAGAGGCCCATGATGCGGCCCCGGCGTGGCGCGGGCGTGATCGTGATCAGCCAGGTTTCGCTGATCACGTAAAGCGGATTGGCGAAGAAGCCGAGCAGGAAGCGCAGAGGCAGCCAGGCCCAGACCTCCTGCTTCCAGGCAATCGCGATCAGGATGAGCGCGGCGAGGGTGGAACAAAGGATCGCAAGCCGCGCCGCGCCCACGCGCCGCGCCAGCGTCGGAACGAAGGGCGCGGATACAATGAAACCCAGCGGCGTCATCGCCGCCGACAAGCCGATCAGGCCGGGCGCCGTCCCCTGCCGCTCCAGGATGAAGCTGAGCAGCGGATAGGTCAGCCCCTGTGCCACGGCGAACACCGTGACCGTCGCGATGATGCCCGCCATCGCGGCCCATGGGATCCGATCCTCTCGCGGGGACGTCGTGCTGTGCAAGTGCCGGCAAACCGTTGCGGCACGCGGAAACTGGCGCTCCGGTGTCATTGCAGCATTCGCCTTATCGCTGCCAGAAGGGCTTGGCGATCTCTGCCTCGACCTGCCGCCTCGTCAGACCGATATCGTCGATCAAATGGGGATCATCCTTTGACTTTTGCTCAAGTTGCCAGCGAAGGCGTTTGCGCTCGTCCCAGGTCGCGATAACGCTTCG from Rhizobium sp. 007 encodes:
- a CDS encoding peptidylprolyl isomerase — encoded protein: MKLFYIAFAGVLYLASFVGDVFAQADHTLTIQLKDGPVVIQLMPDVAPKHVAQIEALAKKGAYDNVAFHRVIDGFMAQTGDVQYGNMSKGYDPSLAGTGGSDLPNIPAEFSKEPFVRGTVGMARAQDPNSANSQFFIMFADGSFLNGQYTAVGKVVSGMENVDKIKRGAGQNGEVTDPDRMVKVTTGK
- a CDS encoding MFS transporter; translation: MTPERQFPRAATVCRHLHSTTSPREDRIPWAAMAGIIATVTVFAVAQGLTYPLLSFILERQGTAPGLIGLSAAMTPLGFIVSAPFVPTLARRVGAARLAILCSTLAALILIAIAWKQEVWAWLPLRFLLGFFANPLYVISETWLITITPAPRRGRIMGLYSSIVSGGFAIGPLSLGLVGTQGWPPFMIGIVAFPLCGLIVLAVVPRLPKMPHEGEATSVGGFFARAPLLLFAVFTAAAFEQVVISLFTVYGTALGSAEARIASLIACFTAGNAVLQILLGRVAERFGSTRTMLFCALASLAGCLLLPSLFNAWLIWPLVFVWGGVSFGIYTMSLIQLGERFIGQALIAGNAAFAFVWGIGGIVGSPATGLAMQLIGHQGLPSSLSLICFVLAVLLMAERRRG
- a CDS encoding peptidylprolyl isomerase, which encodes MAEIKDPENTVILETTKGKVVIQLLPQVAPEHVARIKELSREKAYDGVVFHRVIPDFMAQTGDVQFGKKGGENFNPGRAGMGGSSKPDLKAEFSATPHVRGTCSMARSQSPNSANSQFFICFTDAPWLNKQYSVWGQVIEGMDVVDTIKKGEPVSDPDSIVSMRVAADA
- the gyrA gene encoding DNA gyrase subunit A; the encoded protein is MTEQTPPGGGKLPPGIEPISIMEEMQRSYLDYAMSVIVSRALPDVRDGLKPVHRRILYGMSELGIDWNKKYVKCARVTGDVMGKYHPHGNAAIYDALARMAQDWSLRLPLIDGQGNFGSVDGDPPAAERYTECRLQRAAHSLLDDLDKETVDFRDNYDGTLSEPVVVPAKFPNLLVNGAGGIAVGMATNIPPHNLTEVINGCIALIDDPAIELPELMQIIPGPDFPTGAKILGRAGIRSAYETGRGSVIMRGVAAIEPMRGDREQIIITEIPYQVNKATMIEKMAELVREKRIEGISDLRDESDRQGYRVVIELKRDANAEVILNQLYRYTPLQTSFGCNMVALNGGKPEQMNLLDMLRAFIFFREEVVSRRTKFLLRKARERAHVLVGLAIAVANIDEVIRVIRQAPDPQSAREELMTRRWPAEDVESLIRLIDDPRHRINEDMTYNLSEEQARAILELRLARLTALGRDEIGDELNKIGDEIKDYLDILSSRVRIQTIVKDELTSVRDEFGTPRRTEIVDGGLEMDDEDLIAREDMVVTVSHLGYIKRVPLTTYRAQRRGGKGRSGMTTRDEDFVSRLFVVNTHTPVLFFSSRGIVYKEKVWRLPIGTPTSRGKALINMLPLAPGERITTILPLPEDEESWESLDVMFSTTRGTVRRNKLSDFVQVNRNGKIAMKLEEEGDEILSVETCTEHDDVLLTTALGQCIRFQVDDVRVFAGRNSIGVRGINLGNGDRIISMTIVGHVDAEPWERAAYLKRSAVERRATGVDEEDIALVGEEVTEEGLLTDERYEELKAREQFVLTVSQKGFGKRSSSYDFRISGRGGKGIRATDTSKTSEIGELVAAFPVDEGDQIMLVSDGGQLIRVPVGGIRIASRATKGVTIFSTAKDEKVVSVERISEPEDDGEEVGEIVNETPIESGEAPPATEE
- a CDS encoding MarC family protein, whose translation is MASADQLINAFTTLLVTIDPPGLVPIFLGLTSGMSRSQRKQVALRSSVIAFIILAIFALFGASVLGVLGISIGAFRIAGGLLLFWIAFEMVFERRQDRKEKTSEVAITKDHIQNIAVFPLALPLIAGPGAISATILLAGSLPTSVERAQLLIVIAGNLLLMLAALLIADRLDRFLGVTGRAILTRLLGVILAALAAQFVVDGVKAAMAVS
- the tgt gene encoding tRNA guanosine(34) transglycosylase Tgt gives rise to the protein MTENFQFTLRRTDAGARLGEISMPRGTIRTPAFMPVGTVGTVKAMYLDQVRETGADIILGNTYHLMLRPTAERVARLGGLHSLIRWEHPILTDSGGFQVMSLSGLRKLDEQGVTFKSHVDGSLHHMSPERSIEIQGLLDSDIQMQLDECVALPAEPREIERAMELSLRWAERCKVAFGNQLGKAMFGIVQGGDIPALRIRSAEELAQLDLKGYAVGGLAVGEPQDVMLKMLEETLPVLPGEKPRYLMGVGTPDDILKSVARGIDMFDCVMPTRSGRHGLAFTRRGRVNIRNARHAEDLRPLDEQSNCPASRDYSRAYLHHLVRANEALGGMLLSWHNLSYYQELMQGIRTAIAEGRFADFMAETQEEWAKGDLERA
- the coaD gene encoding pantetheine-phosphate adenylyltransferase, giving the protein MTTAFYPGSFDPLTNGHLDVLVQALNIAERVIVAIGIHPGKAPLFSFEERAELIRNALADAMPQKSGSISVVSFDNLVVDAARMHGAALLIRGLRDGTDLDYEMQMAGMNRQMAPDVQTIFLPAGTASRPITATLVRQIAAMGGDVSAFVPAAVLKALRSKRKS
- the queA gene encoding tRNA preQ1(34) S-adenosylmethionine ribosyltransferase-isomerase QueA, which produces MRVDLFDFDLPAERIALRPAEPRDSARLLVIDPHAEPALGDHAVGELPSFLRAGDALVFNDTKVIPAQLEGVRHREGAGGQQVSATLHMRVGASRWKAFSKPGKRIKVGDRIAFGHGGESCFLGQLDCTVEEKGEGGEVTLAFDLSGPALDEAIASVGHIPLPPYIAAKRPDDERDRTDYQTIYAREEGAVAAPTAGLHFTPRLFEAIDKAGVERHFVTLHVGAGTFLPVKADDTDDHKMHLESGYVSAETAAKLNAVKARGGRIICVGTTSLRLIESATADDGGIRAWAGATGIFITPGYRFKAVDILMTNFHLPRSTLFMLVSAFAGFETMQAAYKHAISTGYRFYSYGDASLLFRKDR
- a CDS encoding YgaP-like transmembrane domain; translated protein: MPRVASPISWRKPRRSGQRAISSALEADGLPVVGASQGAPRLTISRQVQITVGTLVLLSVLCEFLLHPAAFAFAGLLGAALAFSGISGWCGLAILLSRMHLEQGRLHRRQMPLLSVFGTICTPLIL
- a CDS encoding DUF4864 domain-containing protein; amino-acid sequence: MRALSSVSALCAALIFVSIPARAEDPVETTRHIIEDQITAFLKDDAETAYSFAAPGIKAMYPDKGVFFAMVKKRYEPVYHPGNYAFGRSRSIDNGAMIYHEVLISGRDGKDWTAIYQMMRQPDGGYKINGVQIVPNTDSKGI
- a CDS encoding DUF1127 domain-containing protein; the protein is MNDVPPVGLAKVSRRTYSLATLRSVIATWDERKRLRWQLEQKSKDDPHLIDDIGLTRRQVEAEIAKPFWQR